Part of the Dermatophilus congolensis genome is shown below.
ACGCTGAGCTGTGTCCGCCCACACCGAAATGATCTCTTCGGCATCCACTGGAGCAGTGCTGGCACGTAACAACGCCACGATCCGGCCACGCACTTGCCGGTCCGTGCCCTCCCAGGCTTGTGTGCGTCGAGCGGGACCGTCATATGCAGGACAGCCCTGAGCTACCCACGCGCATTCTGCGCGTACAGGACAGACCTGGCAGCGCGGAGAACGCGCAGTGCATACCAGCGCGCCCAACTCCATCACAGCCGCGTTCCAGCGCACACTTGCGTTTGCTTCTTCTGGCACTAGCTGCGCTGCCAACGTCGACTCGTATCGAGTCAGCGAAGGGTCTTGCAAAGGCATACCGCGGAAAAGACGAGCCTGAACTCGGCGGATATTGATATCTAAAACAGTAGTGCGTTGCCCGAACGCGAAAGCGGCAACAGCTGCCGCCGTGTAAGGCCCCACCCCAGGTAATGCGAGCAGATCCTCATACGTGCCGGGAACCTGACCGTCATAGTGGTCTACCATCACTCCTGCCGACTCATGTAGCCGCAGTGCCCGGCGCGGGTAGCCAAGACGCCCCCACTCTCGGACCGCTTCACCTGAAGGCTCAGCAGCCAGTGCGGCAGGCTCAGGCCAACGGTTGAGCCAGTGACGCCAGACAGGCTCCACCCGCGCGACGGGAGTCTGATGACTCATTACTTCGGAAAGATAAATACCCCACGGCGAACAGTTGGGATCACGCCAGGGTAGGGGGCGACCATTTTCGTCAAACCAGTTCATGACAGCGTCATGAACACTCACGAGCCGGTCAGGACATACCGGTTCAGTGATGACAGCTGCACTCACACGTAACGCTCCAGCACGCTCGATTCAGTCAATCGCGATAGGCCTTCCCGCACTGTGCGGGCTCGCGCCTCACCAATCCCGTCAACTGCCTGCAGGTCATCTACGGTCGCGGACAGCATCGGCTGCAAGGCTCCGAAATGTTCTACGAGGCGATCAGTGATGAGTCGCGGGATCCGGGGAATCTTATACAGCA
Proteins encoded:
- a CDS encoding A/G-specific adenine glycosylase → MNWFDENGRPLPWRDPNCSPWGIYLSEVMSHQTPVARVEPVWRHWLNRWPEPAALAAEPSGEAVREWGRLGYPRRALRLHESAGVMVDHYDGQVPGTYEDLLALPGVGPYTAAAVAAFAFGQRTTVLDINIRRVQARLFRGMPLQDPSLTRYESTLAAQLVPEEANASVRWNAAVMELGALVCTARSPRCQVCPVRAECAWVAQGCPAYDGPARRTQAWEGTDRQVRGRIVALLRASTAPVDAEEIISVWADTAQRERCLESLLVDGLVQRVGSQDHPAYQLPT